A region from the Halomicroarcula saliterrae genome encodes:
- a CDS encoding CbiX/SirB N-terminal domain-containing protein, protein MTTESILLVGRDAEGFEALAETHAQRLRARTDVESVAVATYETEPVRELRDTFEAIPADTVYAVPMCAAHTHDTTTEVPAALSYVPGTVRYCEPLGQSPAITDVLAERGREQLAPGSDASLVLVGFGSSSKPYQQQTTDYHATRLREQSGYEAVRTCYLLQNPAVECVRYNVPTDRAVAVPLFLGRSEATERRIPAALELARGGIEYADPLLDHPGVTDAIAAEVEKQRALAADASSPVRSFEATLTATQQPVATDGDGSAR, encoded by the coding sequence ATGACAACTGAATCGATACTGCTCGTCGGTCGCGACGCCGAGGGGTTCGAGGCACTGGCAGAGACGCACGCCCAGCGGCTCCGGGCACGCACCGACGTCGAGTCCGTCGCGGTCGCGACGTACGAGACCGAGCCCGTCCGGGAGCTTCGCGACACCTTCGAGGCGATTCCGGCCGACACGGTGTACGCTGTCCCGATGTGTGCGGCACACACCCACGATACGACGACCGAGGTTCCGGCCGCGCTCTCGTACGTTCCCGGGACCGTCCGCTACTGCGAGCCGCTGGGCCAGAGCCCGGCGATAACGGACGTGTTGGCCGAGCGAGGCAGGGAGCAGTTAGCGCCCGGCTCGGACGCGTCGCTGGTGCTCGTCGGCTTCGGCAGCAGCTCGAAACCGTACCAGCAACAGACGACTGACTACCACGCGACGCGCCTGCGCGAGCAGTCGGGCTACGAGGCGGTGCGTACGTGTTACCTCCTCCAGAACCCGGCCGTCGAGTGTGTCCGCTACAACGTTCCGACGGACCGGGCCGTCGCCGTCCCGCTGTTTCTGGGCCGGAGCGAGGCGACCGAACGACGGATTCCGGCCGCGCTCGAACTCGCTCGCGGCGGTATCGAGTACGCGGACCCGCTGCTCGACCACCCCGGCGTGACCGACGCCATCGCCGCCGAGGTCGAGAAGCAGCGCGCGCTCGCCGCCGACGCGTCGTCGCCGGTCCGTTCCTTCGAGGCGACGCTCACGGCGACCCAGCAGCCGGTCGCGACCGACGGGGACGGCAGCGCGCGGTAG